From one Marmota flaviventris isolate mMarFla1 chromosome 1, mMarFla1.hap1, whole genome shotgun sequence genomic stretch:
- the LOC114079877 gene encoding adenylate kinase isoenzyme 6-like — MLLPNTLLTGTPGVGKTTLGKELASRSGLKYINVGDLAQEGQLYNGYDEEYDCPILDEDRVVDELENQMREGGTIVDYHGCDFFPERWFHIVFVLRTDNSVLYKRLETRGYGEKKLKDNIQCEIFQVLYEEAIASYKEEIVHQLSSNKPEDLEDNINQILKWIEQWVKDHNT; from the coding sequence ATGTTGTTACCGAACACTCTGCTCACCGGTACTCCAGGGGTTGGAAAAACTACACTAGGCAAAGAACTTGCATCAAGATCAGGACTGAAATACATTAATGTGGGTGATTTAGCTCAAGAAGGGCAGTTATATAATGGCTATGATGAAGAGTATGATTGTCCCATTTTAGATGAAGATAGAGTAGTTGATGAGTTAGAAAACCAAATGAGAGAAGGTGGAACTATTGTTGATTACCATGGTTGTGATTTCTTCCCTGAACGCTGGTTTCACATAGTTTTTGTGTTGAGAACAGATAACAGTGTATTGTACAAAAGACTTGAAACAAGGGGTTATGgtgagaagaaattaaaagataacATTCAGTGTGAgatttttcaagttctttatgAAGAAGCCATAGCATCCTACAAAGAAGAAATTGTGCATCAACTGTCCAGCAATAAACCAGAAGATCTTGAAGATAATATAAATCAGATCCTGAAATGGATTGAGCAGTGGGTCAAAGATCATAACACTTGA